The Oncorhynchus mykiss isolate Arlee chromosome 20, USDA_OmykA_1.1, whole genome shotgun sequence genomic sequence TTTTTTACGCATATCAACCACTAAGTCAAATAAATACCATACAAGCAAaaacagatgaacacatttagaatgtagatactgcagtcaaatatatatatatatatatatttttaagtataAACTTTCTGCGTGATGAAATAGTCCTTACCTTATGGCGGAAAAAATGcttgagggttactacaatacaacattcaaAACATGAAGACATAACTACATTAAACCATTAAATGCAGTTGGAACTCAAATAGTTTCCATCTAACATAAACATTTACACGAAAGTTGGACAAACATTTACAGATCGTTGATAGCTCGCTTTGCCTTACCCATATAGTTGTTTAAGGTCATACAAAGGCAGAGTGCAGTCTGCATTTTAGGGTTCATACATTAAATCAGTGGTCATGGTTGATATGCATAAAATATTAATTCATAATGAAGATACATCACTTATCCAACAACAACATAATAGCTggctaacaaaacaaaacattgaaACTGAGAAATGGCTTTACTGTTGGCACAGTTACTGCTTTTGCCATTGTAGGGCAGCAAACACTACCCCTTTTTATTGGCTTCCCGAGGAGAATTTTCCCAGGCTTTCAAAGAGAACATAAGAAGCCTGGGCTTCTGAGGCCAAGTTCCACCCAGTTGCCACTCACCGGAAGAGATGGGATGTCCAGAGGAGAGGATATCTCGGTCTTGTACAGCTTCCTCTTGGTCCTTTTCGGTTTCACTGATGTGGCTCTCTCTCGCTTGGTAGATCTTCCATTTACAATCCCCATAATTGACTTAGCTATGAATAGAGACagacatgtagtgtgtgtatatatatatatatatatatatatatatatatatatatatatatatatatatatatatatatatatatatatatatatatatatatatatatatatatatatatgactgaATGTCTGATGTGTGTACAGAACATTGACATCAGTAAAGGACAACAGCCAGGTCTTGCTAACCTTCGCCCCCAAGCAGAGTTGGGGAACTCTGGATGAAGTCCCCAATCTTCTGGACTGTTCCATCCTTTTTGGCTTCCATTGGTGTCCATTGCTTGTTCTGGTCTGTTTTTACACCGAGCACTGTCGGCGACTGTTGACATGACATGTATACACAGGATAAGCTTTACTAGTGACAGTCAAATAGGATTATAAGTCTAGATTCTCTTCTCACCTGCATGTTCACTCTGTTGTTCACCCTCAACTTGATATTCTTTTTGTTCTCACTTTCCACAGGGCCCTAAGGGACAGAGAACATTTCAGAATTAGTGACACACAGtgttgtatcaaatcaaattttactggtcacatacacatatttatcagatgttattgcgggtgtagcaaaatgcttgtgttcctagcgccaACAATGCAGTAGTATCTAAACACGATTCACAataatacacaaatctaaaaggaaaaagaatggaattaagaaattgatgatctttttggccttcctgtgacaacgAGTGATGTAGGTGTCTTGGTGGACAGGTAGTTTGCctctggtgatgcgttgggcagaccacaccaccactgggagagccctgcggttgcggacgATGTTGATGTACCagtcggtgatacagcccgacaggatgctctcaattatgAATCTGTAAACGTTTGTGGGTTTTAGGGGACAACGTCAAATTTCTTCATCctgctgaggttgaagaggtgcagttgcgccttcttcaccacaccgtctgtgtggttggaccatttcagatcgtcagtgatgtgtacgccggggaacttgaagctttccaccttctccaccgcAGTTCCGTCTGTGTGGATaggggcatgctccctctgccttttcctgaagtccacaagcagctccattgttttgttgacattgagtgggaggttattttcctggcaccactctcccagggccctcacctcctccctgtaggctgtgtcgtcattgttggtaatcaggcttactactgttgtgtcgtctgcaatcttgatgattgagttagaaGTGTGCGTGgctagtcatgggtgaacagggagtacaggagggtgctGAGCACATACCCCtgggggccccgtgttgaggatcagcaaagtggaggtgttgtttcctaccttcaccacctaggggcggctcgtcaggaagtccaggacccagttgcacagggcggggttcagacccagggccacaAGCTTAATGATGGTCCAATGCTTTACCagagcgagtactacagtcaatgtgatgGTAGAACTTCGGAAGTGTTTTCCTcaaaatttgctttgttaaaatccacaTCTACAATAAACACGGCCTTAAgctatgtggtttccagtttgcataaagtccagtgtagccCTTTGAGGACCGACGTGGTATCGACTTGAGGGGGAATATAACCGAAGAGACtcctcttgggaggtaatacggtcggcatttgattgtgaggtattctaggttgggtgaaccAAAGGAcctgagtttctgtatgttatcacaaacACACCaggagtagttaatcatgaaacatacaccacagcctcttcttcccagagagttctttattcctgtcggcACGATGTACTGAGGACCTAGATGGCTGAATGGCTGGGGATAGTATATCCCGAAAGAGCCATGATTCTGTTAAACAGAACTCTAACAGATTCTGTTAAACTCtttggaaggagatcctcgccctgagctagtctactttattatccagagactgaacattagcgagtaatatatactcagaagcggtggatggtgtgtacgcctcctgagtcggaccagaagtccactccgaatacctcttctccgccaGTGGTtttttggagcagcctctggaataagttaaattgcccttgggggtacaaacaaaggatccaattcgtgAAAGTTGTATTTCTTAATGCTGGTGGGTTACcgctgctctgatatccaaaacgttatttccggctgtatgtaataacacaaaaaaagtttctgggctaataatgtaagaaataacacacaaaaaaaatactgcaaaattgcttaggagctagaagcagggCTGCCACTACAATAAAGGGGTCAATTCTTCAGCATATAAATTCATGTATAGCATAATTGGGATCTAATTTCAAAGGGATCTGGTTAAATCTGTTACCACTTTTTCCAAAGTTTCAAAAAAAAGGAGGAAAAGCAACCAGGACCTTAATACTGTCCAATCTGACTGAAGGGATTGTGCTTGTAGTTCCAGGTTCCCACAACTGTTTATAAGCCTCATCTGTTGACGTTGCTCTTGTTCCTTTGGCATAGGTCTGTTAGTGAAAGCCATACGGGGGGGTTGATTTAGCAGGATAATACAATAAGAATGTTTGGAAAGGTCCTCTGGACTGAACATTAACGCAAAGCCACTATCTATACAATTCAGCTTCTGTAGGGTTGTTATTATTGTTCACTGACCTTAATCCTACTGAACAAATAGAAGGGTTGCTTTGAGGTAGTTtgtcagtgcagagagagaggacagacactgTTGTGTTTATAGTTGTCTATATGCGGCTTGGTCTCTGGAAGGGCTGGGTAATAACCAGTCTGTTTGTTAAGATGTTCTCATCCCCTCCACCTCAAACTCAAATCtctcacacatgcatgcacaaacacaaactaAATCAAATGCAAGGCAACCCAGTGACAGAACTGGCTCTCCATGTCTACATTTTGGAGGAAGTATAATGAGATTGAATGGATATGTAGTTatatttcacggtaaagtccacacctgttgtattcgccacatgtgacaaataaatttgatatgccatgttagcctagtggttagagcgttaccCAAACTGACAGGGTGAATAATCTgttgacgtgcccttgagcaagacacttaaccctaatttgctccaggggcgccaTATGACTATGGCTGACCCAGTAAAAcaccacatttcactgcacctattagtgttgcacggtataccAAAACTTCTGTACTTTTTCTTAATAGAACCTGAAAAACGGTTCGGTACTAGAATTTGTTCCTACCGGCAGTTCTGTCAAATGTGTTTCACGTTGTCTACTGATTGAGAGAGGACCAAGTCTCTCAATCAGCACAGCCGATGTCCCCTTATAGTGCAAGAGCACCGTGCCTGCTCCACTTACTCATTGCCAGCTCTAGCCGGTCCCGAGGAACCACTGCACTCACTTGGCTACATCACCGCTCATGCAGCAGAGGAGTTAACATACATGAATAAGGCAACATGGCATGTAGAAATGTTGAAAACGTTAATTACTGttcgcaaaacaatgtccatttcAGGCTAGAACACTTCACATTGAAAGAAAATACCGGTAGCTTCCAGCGTTGTAGGCTAACTTTCCTTGCTAGCTTACAGCTGAAGGTAACATTTCAACTACCCTAGTACCTTGTTTGTGATATGCAAACCATAATGCAAAAATATTGCTCATTTCAAAGCTGATCGTCACCAAAAACGTTATTAATTCAAATCTCCCCCCAGCCTGCCTTACGTCTCTCCCAGTCAAGACTATCTTTGCTCAAGCCTCAAACTAAGTGTTTGTGTGAGAAAATGAAGGAATGGTCTTACAGAGCGCACACTTAAAAAAATACGATTGTttcttctatgcaaatgttgatCAGTACAATAGAATAAGGCCCAAATGGAAGGTTGCCGCATGAAATCAAccaaaacaagctcaataactcaatgcatgcatgtgacaataacattttaaatttttttatggTTTTCAGTCAAATGTCTTCTGGACCTTCTTTTCTAGACATATCAGTTATCCTATCACACACACTTTGAAATGTACCTTCTCCATCTCGTTGCTATTCCTCTTCCTGGCTGAGCGGGTGATTTTGATGTTCACAGACTTGTTCTCTCCCTGCCTCCGGACGTTCAGCTTGTTGGGGTGCAGAGGGGTGAGCTGGCTCTCCAGCTTGGGGAAGCAAAGCGCTCGCCTGCCGTCTGTGGACACCTGCGGGGAGTCCAGTACCTGCCCAGACAGACCAACATCACACACCCCTATTTATTATCCAATTAATCAAATATGAATGTTTCTTTACACCCTTACCGGGATGAGTCTATCCCTGATTTTGTGGCTGAAATTGCAAAAAAAATGACAAGAAAATAGTCAAACATGAGAAGcagctatactgaacaaaactataaaacgcaacatgtaaagtgttggtcccatgtttcatgagcggaAATAAAATACCTCTGAAATTGTCCATACacttatttctttcaaatgttgtGCAAAAATTTGCTAACATCCCtattagtaagcatttctcctttgccaagataattcaagttgagggagcgtgcaattggcatgctgactgcaggaatgtctcaGGAATGAgctattgccagagaatgtaatgttcatttctctaccataagccgcttcgcctccaatgtcattttagagaataagtaagtccaaccagcctcaaccgcagaccacgtgtaaacaCGCCAGCCCAAGACCTCCTGGCTCCCCAGAGGGtggccctcccaggcccacccatggctgcgcccctgcccagtcatgtgaaatccatagattagggcctaatgaatttatttcaattgaatgatttccttatatgaactgtaactcagtcaaatcgtttaaaattgttgcatgatgcttttatatttttgttcagtataaataattCTCTGATGTATACTGACATCTTGTGTTTGGAAATTGAAGTGGTCATGGAGCTCCCTGAGCTTGTGCTCTTTCTCTGCGTTTCTCTCCTGCATCTCTAATTTGAGAGCCTCAACTATAGAGACACTCTCCTCTTCTTTTTCTGAAGGTTGTTTAGACAATTTCACCTGGAAAACAGACATTAGCTTAAAAGGCAGACAACACTTATGGTGAGAAATACTGTCAATTGCTGTGTGAAATGCACCCACTTTCCCTGCAACTACATACATATAATTTAGAGGGAAAGTGATAAGACACAGGCTGGTAACTTCAATGATGTATGGATCAACGTTAATGCTATTAGAATTTATGTGATCCTCAGAGATTAGAAAGGTAAAAAATTAGCAATGTCCCGCTAAATTATGCAGAAACTAGGGATTAGGTCACAGAAACCCATATTCTGAATGTCATTTAGCAACTTCCCGCTTCCTACACTCTGAAACTCCATTGAGTACTTCCTCGCACCCAGAGATGCCATAAAGGCCAGCAGTTCTAATGTGTTTATTAAATCAGAGTCAGGATGATCCCATTACCTTTTCAGTCTGCAGCGTGCTAAGGCAGAGCTCCTTTTGACACTCCCTCATCAACTCTGGAGCCAAGCACCGACTCTCCTCCTGCCCTGGCCTGTCGGCTCCCTCCATCAGAATTGCCCTCTTTTCAAGGCATTTCTGGTTCTCCACCTCATGCTGCTCATTAACCAGCTAGGAGGACATCAAAAGGAATGATTACTTCCCTCACCACGTGTGCATACAGGGTCCTGCTTCAAACAGAAACGTAAATTGCTAGAGTTTCAGAGAGACTTTGAGAATGAGTATGAGGATCTGTGATCAAACGACGGCTTACCTTCAAGCGCTCTTCAGTCCGCTGACGTTCCTGCTTCACGTTCTCGCCAGGACAGTTGATCACATGAGAAAACTTGGCACTGTTCACGTTTTTTGGAAGGCAGCTGTCCTTCAAACTCATCAGCTCTGAAATGCAAAATGTAGACATTGGTGCAAATTCCCCCAAAAAATTCGGAATGAAGACATGGTTAAATGAGTGGGTATTTTCTTTTTCAATCGTGTGACCACTCACCTCGACTTAAAGCCTCAATCTCTTTCATCTTAGCCTCCAGAATCTGCTCCTGTTCTGTttgtgtcctctcctgctctgtcagTGCAAGACGCATGTCTTCAATCACCTTCTCCTTGGACTTATTTACATGACTTTCTTCCACCTGGGACAGTTTCTGCTGAGCCACCTCTAGTCTCGCTTGCAGAGCGCCACACTGGGCCTCCCTCTCAGCCAGCTGCTTCTCCAACTCCACAACCCTCTCAGAGCTGCCTCCAGAGGCCTGCACCTGAACCTCCAGGTCCACGATTCGCTCCTTCAGGTGGCCTGCCATTTGTTCGAGGTCAGAGTAACTCTTCGTAATTTCATTGTAAGCCCCCTTCTCTAATTCGTAGTCCTGCAGGTTGAATTGTGCCTCTGACCGCAGTGTCTCTAGCTCATGTCTCAGCTGGCTGCAGAGTTCTTCCTGTCCAGAGAGCTGCTCTCTGACCTGGTTGAGCTCCTGCTCCAGGTCAGCTATCCACTGGCTCTTCTGGAGCAACTGTTCCACCACACTCTCACACTCCCTTTTCATGGCATCTATGGTGCCATGGAACTTTGAGTCGTTCCTCTGCACAGAAGAGACCTTCAgttcctccgcttccttctggAGTCGTTCAGTTTCCAAAGTCAAGGATTCAATGGTTTTGGATGTTTCGTTAGATTTGTCTTCGAGCTCCTTCAAGAGTGCTCTGGCTGCCTCTAGCTCCTCTAAAAGATTGGCGGACCTCTCAGTCTGTTCGATAAGTTCTGTTTGGAGAGTTTTCACTGAAGACTCCGCTTTCTGTGATGTCTGCTGGAGCTGGAAGATGCCGTTGACCAGTGCTTTGTTGTCTTTAGAGAGCCTggctgtctctttcctctctttctccagcaAAGCCATCACAGCTTCACAGTCATCCGTCTGCTCCTCCAAATCGTTGGTGAGCTTCTGTAAGGTCTGTTCGAACGAAACCTTTTCGCGTTTGAGCTCATCGGAGTCTTCGTTCATTCTTTTTATCTCTCCTTTGACTGTCTCCAACTTCTGAACCATCGCCTCATGTTCTTCTTTTAACTGTGAAATGGTCATGTCTTTTTGATGACATTCCGCCTGGAGTTTCTCCAACTCGCCTGCTAGAATAACACGCTCATCCTCAAGActccctggagagagaggggctggTCAGACACATACAGAACTCAAAGTAAATAAGGACCATTAGCCCCGATACAAGATGTTACTCCTTTCATCTTTTATGACTACCTTTCTTCAGGGCAGGCTGATCATCAAGGTTTTCCAGGACATCAGCATGGAGGTTCCTGCCCTCCTCAGCACTGGGGCTTTCCCGACTCATACACTTACAATTCTGTTTCAAGCTCAGAATCTCCTCCTTGATGGAGTCAACCAAGGCCACCTGTTGACAAAAATAGTGAAATGGAACGCATATTATCATATAGAGGTTCTGTGATTGACATATTACAAAGCACCCCCATATTCACCATTAATACAAGTATGAAATCATTAGTTCAAGTAAGTAATTTACTTACATCCCTAGTTGCAGCCTCACTATTCTGGTCTATTGCTTCCTGCAGCTTGGTAATCATGTCATCTTTCTCATGGCAGATTTCCATTAAGGCCTCAAACGTCCGTGTCTGAGATTCCAAATTCTGCATAAAACCAAAATGTGGAGAACAATTAACTCTAACCCAACATTTCAGTATTCACATGGAACAAAACACACCTCAATATCAGCCAGGCTTACCTCCTTCGCATCCTCTAGCTGCCCGCACAATTGTTTCAATTCCATGCTCATTTCGTCCATTTCTGtaaacagagagaaaacacactTAAAGGGATACTTGGGAATTTTGGCAATAAGGCCCTATATCTACAGTGCATCCACATTGtgacattacaaccttattcaaaaatgtattaacacGTTTTCCCCCCATATCTAAAtcatatttacttaagtattcagaccatttactcagtactttgttggaagcacctttggctgcgactagagcctcgagtcttcttgggtatgacgctacaagcgtggcacatctgtatttgtggagtctctctcattcctctctgcagattttctcaactgccaggttggatggggagagtcgctgcacagctattttcaggtctctccagagctgtTTGATCGGGTTAAAGTCCAgaatctggctgggccactcaagaacattcagagacttgtcccaaagccactcctgcgttgtcttggctgtgcgcttagggtcgttgtcctgttagaaggtgaacgttcaccccagtcggaggtcctgagcgctctggagcaggttttcatcaaggatctctgtatttttctccgttaatctttgcctcgatcttgacttgtctcccagtccctgaaaaacatccccacagcatgatgctgccacaaccatgcttcaccatatggatgtacctggtttcctccagatgtgacactttacattcaggccaaagagttcaatcttggtttcatcagactaagGTCTTAAGGttcctttttggcaaactccaagcgggctgtcatgtgccttttactgaggagtggcttccgtctggccactctaccataaaggcctgattggtggagtgctgcagagatggttgttcatctggaaggttctcccatctccacagaagaactccagagctctgtcagagttaccatcgggttcttggtcacctccctgaacaaggcccttctccctcgatagCTCAGTAttgccaggcagccagctctaggaagagtcttggtggttccaaactacttccattgaagaatgatggaggccactgttcttggggaccttcaatactgcaaaaaatggtggtacccttccccagatctgtgcctcgacgcaatcctgtctcagagatctacggacaattccttcaacatcatggcttggtttttgctctgacagctgTGGGATattctatagacaggtgtgtgcctttccaaatcatgtccaaacaattgaatttaccacaggtggactccagtcaagttgaaGAAATATCTCagggatggtcaatggaaacaggatgcacctgacctcaatttcaagtctcatagcagggtctaaagggtctaaatactaatgtaaataagttatacatttttaatacatttgcaaacatttctaaaaacctgatttCAGTTTGCCGTTATGGCactctacttccccagagtcagatctctgtccagtatgaaggaaggaTGCTAGAAGATACCCatggacttccagtcattgcactaacactagttagcatcgGCATGCAAAACTACctccaacttccttcatactggacacagggataccatttttatgtctatgagttcatctgactctggggaagtagataaagggcatcattgccaaaatcccaaagcaTCCCTTTAAGCTAAATCCTGAATATTTAtcagacataaaaaaaaaaaaaatcacagttgATACACACACCATTTGTTTTGAGGTTGAGTTGCTGCTGGGTCTTGAGGAGCTCCTCTGATAAGTCATCCACTTGCTTCCTCGGGCTGGCTACAGTGCCAGAAGACTCAGGCAGGTCCACCAAACAGGTCTGTGCAGCCTCCGCATCCCTCCTGATTCTAGCCAGGTCGTCTCGCATTGCGTCAATGATCCCCTCCAAGAGCTCTACCTTATCCTCCTGCGAGGGACAACAAAGACATCCGAACTCAACTCAGTAAACAAGGACAGATAAGGATGTTAGTGGTGAAGTTGTATTTTCTGCATGATCTGATATTATAACCTGTGTCACGACACTAGCCATTTCAGTGAATTGGCTAGCAGAGATGTGAACACCCCCCTTTACAATCACTTCGTACATTTCTTGCAGAGAATCTGGTTTCCCTGACAATGccataaaggagagagagggtcacaGTAGAACAAATTCTACTACATCCCAGAATTTGACAATTTACCAATATTCCTATTTTGAAGAACGTGTAAACGGTCAGTTGAGAAGCCAGCATTGACCCGGTCCAgtttgtttcatgtttgtgacctcatgaCAGGCAATACAACAACATTAATCTAACTCTGTTTATACTGGTTCCTCAGTTatgaggcttgcatctaattACTGAATAAAATTAATGAGTAAACATTAAACTATTTGCAAAATTATGTAATGTTAATCTTTAAAAATTTGAGAATTGGCTTCACATGTAAAGTTAAAATAAGTCAGTAGCCACGCCCAAGTGAATAGACATTGGTTGGAAATGAACCAACCCCCTTTCCACTCTTGAATAAAGGCCTCCATGACGAAAAATCAACTCAGTTCCAAATACCGTGAGGACTTGTACTCACGTTTAAAAGGTCTTATTATAATTTCAACTCCACAGACCAGGAAACGAGAGAGCTTGCTCCACACGTTAAATGGTATGAGCTCTGAACTATTGATCACCTAAAGAGGTGCATACTAAACTATCATATATCAGACTGCAGCTGAACATATGCGCAAATCTAGTACGAGAACACCGACGTAGAAGCATCTCCAGAGTGAGATAAACCTCAGATCACATGAACCTCTCACACGACAACCCGGATGAATCTACAAAGGACAATGGCAACATCGACTGTGCAAACCAGAGCCTCACATCACCAGCTCAACAATCGAAGCAAACTTCACGTAAATACAATGCATTGCTTTTCCGAATGAACGATCGTTAGTGGCATATGTATTTGTGAGAATAGCTTCCCAGGTCCCAGCATCCTTCCAAAACCCCCATATCTTCTCTCTGAATCAATCGTGTTATAaccaaactgtttttgtttagtcCACTAACTGTATAATTCTATTATGGATTGTATATTCTGTAATTGTttaattagttagtaaataaattgaGCCAATTTGT encodes the following:
- the kif20bb gene encoding kinesin-like protein KIF20A isoform X1 encodes the protein MERTVASYINVSMNKNTQTKTRRVMDTCLDKKPERVGPIVVEDLRKDLFADFSAIASALPQDCVVFEKEHLRVYLRIRPFTTVENESGESQECVSLEPPDTVLLRAPRSSLSTRRQTSHADGDKSVTQTTQRFQFSQVYGPDTTQRQMFDGTVKRLVRDVLEGGNSIVFTYGVTNAGKTFTFLGPDSDGGILPRSLNVIFNSIEGRVYAQNNIKPHRCRDFTRLTKDQQDEESTNKRNLMRLSKESDFLKSTMSSTCRSTILEGSSLSDISDQGEGDSFCLDVDSHTKYSVWVSFCEIYNENIYDLLEPIPNGSHRRTVLRLSQDIKGNTFVKDLKWVQVNNSEEAYKVLKIGKKNQSFSCTKLNNVSSRSHSIFSIRILRIEDVGIPRVHTISELSLCDLAGSERCAKTQNKGVQLKEAGNINTSLLTLGKCINALRLNQQAKFQQHVPFRESKLTHYLQGFFCGRGKACMIVNINQCASMYDETLNVLKFSAIAQKVVVLNIKPVPAIAPKRSARDVSLIINNAGRKNLWSRRESSMVAWETTLEDVQEDGDEEEDDYEEEESCDESMAEETILEAGEEDKTVLEDFNGQFALVEELREKLLKEEAEKLALESHIREEVTVEFMELFSKMESDYNERLSKEREIIEDRADKRLEILKNLVSKSVRKCASVTGDEEMTKEDKVELLEGIIDAMRDDLARIRRDAEAAQTCLVDLPESSGTVASPRKQVDDLSEELLKTQQQLNLKTNEMDEMSMELKQLCGQLEDAKENLESQTRTFEALMEICHEKDDMITKLQEAIDQNSEAATRDVALVDSIKEEILSLKQNCKCMSRESPSAEEGRNLHADVLENLDDQPALKKGSLEDERVILAGELEKLQAECHQKDMTISQLKEEHEAMVQKLETVKGEIKRMNEDSDELKREKVSFEQTLQKLTNDLEEQTDDCEAVMALLEKERKETARLSKDNKALVNGIFQLQQTSQKAESSVKTLQTELIEQTERSANLLEELEAARALLKELEDKSNETSKTIESLTLETERLQKEAEELKVSSVQRNDSKFHGTIDAMKRECESVVEQLLQKSQWIADLEQELNQVREQLSGQEELCSQLRHELETLRSEAQFNLQDYELEKGAYNEITKSYSDLEQMAGHLKERIVDLEVQVQASGGSSERVVELEKQLAEREAQCGALQARLEVAQQKLSQVEESHVNKSKEKVIEDMRLALTEQERTQTEQEQILEAKMKEIEALSRELMSLKDSCLPKNVNSAKFSHVINCPGENVKQERQRTEERLKLVNEQHEVENQKCLEKRAILMEGADRPGQEESRCLAPELMRECQKELCLSTLQTEKVKLSKQPSEKEEESVSIVEALKLEMQERNAEKEHKLRELHDHFNFQTQDVLDSPQVSTDGRRALCFPKLESQLTPLHPNKLNVRRQGENKSVNIKITRSARKRNSNEMEKGPVESENKKNIKLRVNNRVNMQSPTVLGVKTDQNKQWTPMEAKKDGTVQKIGDFIQSSPTLLGGEAKSIMGIVNGRSTKRERATSVKPKRTKRKLYKTEISSPLDIPSLPIIGLDQDEKESDHLIIRRQLRSRTARK